The proteins below are encoded in one region of bacterium:
- a CDS encoding 2-hydroxyacid dehydrogenase codes for MKVAFFDTKPYDQEFFDKVNDKYGFPIKYFKGHLNHDSAGLTQGYEVVCAFVNDILDKKVIGILKQNGVKLIAMRCAGYNNVDLNSAYKNIHVVRVPSYSPYAVAEHATALMMGLNRKTHKAYYRTRDGNFAINGLLGFDMHGKTAGIIGTGKIGRCLISILKGFGMNVCAYDTFPDEAYAKASEIKYVTLSKLYRSSDIISLHCPLTPETNYMINEESIDQMKPGITIINTGRGKLIKTQALINGLKSGKIGAAGLDVYEEESEYFFEDYSSTVISDDVLARLMTFPNVLITSHQGFFTREALTNIAETTLNNIIEFYKGGYLKNEICYRCESDKCKKKSGKRCF; via the coding sequence ATTAAAGTAGCCTTTTTTGATACAAAGCCGTATGACCAGGAATTTTTTGATAAGGTAAATGATAAGTACGGTTTCCCAATTAAGTATTTCAAAGGCCATTTAAACCATGATTCTGCTGGGCTGACTCAGGGATATGAGGTAGTGTGCGCTTTTGTTAATGATATTCTCGATAAGAAGGTAATCGGTATTCTAAAACAAAATGGGGTAAAACTTATTGCTATGCGGTGCGCAGGATATAATAATGTTGATTTAAATTCTGCATACAAGAATATCCATGTCGTACGAGTACCTTCATACTCGCCGTACGCTGTCGCTGAACATGCAACAGCACTTATGATGGGTTTAAATAGAAAAACCCATAAGGCTTATTATCGTACCCGTGATGGAAACTTCGCTATTAATGGTTTATTGGGATTTGATATGCACGGTAAGACAGCAGGCATAATCGGAACAGGAAAGATAGGAAGATGCCTTATTTCAATTTTAAAGGGATTTGGCATGAATGTATGTGCATACGATACATTCCCTGATGAAGCTTACGCAAAAGCTTCAGAAATTAAGTACGTTACACTTTCCAAACTGTATAGGTCTTCAGATATTATATCGCTTCATTGTCCGTTAACCCCTGAAACAAATTACATGATAAACGAAGAAAGCATAGATCAGATGAAACCCGGCATAACGATAATAAACACAGGAAGGGGTAAATTGATCAAAACACAGGCATTGATTAACGGCCTTAAAAGTGGAAAGATCGGAGCGGCAGGACTTGATGTTTACGAAGAAGAGAGTGAATATTTCTTTGAAGACTATTCATCTACTGTTATCAGCGATGATGTATTAGCAAGACTTATGACTTTCCCAAATGTTCTTATCACCTCACATCAGGGGTTTTTTACCAGAGAGGCGTTGACTAACATTGCAGAAACAACTTTGAATAATATTATCGAATTCTATAAAGGCGGATATTTGAAAAACGAAATTTGTTATCGCTGTGAAAGTGATAAATGTAAGAAGAAATCAGGGAAAAGGTGTTTTTAA
- a CDS encoding SO_0444 family Cu/Zn efflux transporter, whose amino-acid sequence MLNKMSVYLLFGFLFAGIIHIFLREGMIAKYLGKNNTMSVIKASLFGIPLPLCSCGVIPAALSLKKDGASKGSILSFLISTPTTGIDSIFATYSLLGGVFAFYRVIAAFITGVFAGIVANIFFRGEQPSSNTENKSTCKACDSHKHSTESHNFYDKVKGVFKYAFVDLLRDTGAWIIIGILAGGAISYFIPETFFAKYMGSVWQSMLIMLIVGIPMYVCSSGSIPIAAALILKGLNPGAAFVFLMVGPATNSAALTVITKEFGIKTVIIFLGSIIICSICLGVFLNYAWQFFNVDVTAHMMQHGRMIPPWIEIAASIVLLLCIFYSRLFSGVKKWKILK is encoded by the coding sequence TTGCTGAACAAGATGTCTGTTTATTTGTTATTCGGATTTCTTTTTGCGGGAATTATTCATATCTTTTTAAGAGAAGGAATGATCGCAAAATACTTGGGCAAAAATAATACAATGTCAGTAATAAAGGCATCTTTGTTTGGCATCCCTCTCCCATTATGCTCATGCGGAGTGATTCCCGCTGCGTTATCTTTGAAAAAAGATGGAGCAAGTAAAGGCTCTATCCTGTCGTTTCTGATCTCAACGCCGACAACAGGGATTGATTCGATTTTTGCTACATATTCATTACTGGGTGGAGTTTTTGCGTTTTACCGTGTTATTGCTGCTTTTATCACAGGTGTATTTGCAGGAATTGTCGCGAATATATTCTTTCGTGGAGAACAACCTTCTTCTAATACAGAGAATAAAAGCACGTGCAAAGCATGCGATAGCCATAAGCATTCTACGGAAAGCCACAATTTTTATGACAAGGTCAAGGGAGTCTTTAAATATGCATTTGTTGATTTGTTAAGAGACACCGGGGCATGGATTATTATAGGGATTCTAGCAGGCGGCGCTATATCATATTTTATTCCTGAAACTTTTTTCGCAAAATACATGGGTTCTGTGTGGCAGTCTATGTTAATAATGCTTATTGTGGGAATACCAATGTATGTTTGTTCTTCTGGATCAATTCCAATAGCTGCAGCACTTATATTAAAAGGGCTGAATCCAGGAGCAGCATTTGTCTTTCTTATGGTCGGTCCTGCAACAAATTCAGCCGCATTAACTGTTATTACGAAAGAATTTGGAATAAAGACTGTTATTATTTTCCTGGGATCTATAATAATATGCAGTATATGTTTAGGAGTATTTTTGAACTATGCATGGCAATTCTTCAATGTTGATGTAACAGCACACATGATGCAGCATGGCAGGATGATACCTCCATGGATTGAAATAGCAGCAAGCATTGTTTTATTATTGTGCATTTTTTATAGCAGGCTTTTTAGCGGAGTTAAAAAATGGAAAATATTAAAGTAG
- a CDS encoding [FeFe] hydrogenase, group A yields MLNITVNNTRLEVSENTTILDAARKIGIKIPTLCYLDNLQSPGSCRMCVVEVEGAKALQPSCVTKVSEGMNIHTNTKKVRDARKIILELLLSDHPWECNTCDRNQSCELQKLADEYGIKEVRFQSVRERMPLDESTPGIVRDPNKCILCRRCVSVCHEVQGVDTLAPRARGFDTIIAPGQGDTLEEAVCVQCGQCAAVCPVGAISEKDDIDKVWEAIDDPNKFVVVQTAPAIRAALGECFDLKPGTLIKGKMTAALKRLGFDKVFDTNFTADLTIIEEGTELLTRLKKALVDKDKTIALPMFTSCSPGWINYTENFYPELIPNLSTCKSPQQMFGAVAKTYYANKIGRKKENITVVSIMPCTAKKFECNREEMKASGVKDVDYVLTTRELGRFIKQAGIDFVNLPDEEMDAPLGISTGAADIFANTGGVMEAALRTAYEIVTGKELPFNKLHVTPIQGLDGLKEASLKIEGTTKDWRFLEGVTLNVAVAHGLGNAKKLIESIKSGKKSYHFIEVMACPGGCIGGGGQPRMTTNEVRQARINAIYKEDEGRKLRKSHENPAVKEIYEEFLIKPLGEKSHHLLHTTYTNKKDLSKKEC; encoded by the coding sequence ATGCTGAACATTACAGTAAATAATACCCGCTTGGAAGTATCAGAAAATACAACGATTCTGGATGCTGCTAGAAAGATCGGAATAAAGATACCCACTTTATGTTATCTGGATAATCTTCAGAGCCCCGGATCATGCAGGATGTGTGTTGTAGAAGTAGAAGGAGCTAAAGCGCTTCAACCCTCATGTGTAACAAAGGTTTCTGAAGGCATGAATATTCACACTAACACCAAAAAAGTGCGTGATGCCAGAAAGATAATATTGGAATTGCTTTTAAGCGACCACCCATGGGAATGCAATACCTGTGACCGCAATCAGAGCTGCGAACTTCAGAAACTGGCGGATGAATATGGTATTAAGGAAGTCAGATTTCAGTCCGTAAGAGAGAGAATGCCTTTGGATGAAAGCACTCCCGGCATTGTTAGAGATCCAAATAAATGCATTCTTTGCAGAAGATGCGTTAGTGTGTGCCATGAGGTTCAGGGAGTAGACACATTAGCTCCAAGAGCGCGCGGGTTTGATACAATCATTGCGCCCGGGCAAGGAGATACGCTTGAAGAGGCTGTTTGTGTTCAGTGCGGACAGTGCGCTGCAGTTTGTCCTGTCGGAGCAATAAGTGAAAAAGATGATATTGACAAAGTGTGGGAAGCTATTGATGATCCGAATAAGTTTGTGGTTGTTCAGACTGCTCCTGCAATCCGGGCTGCTCTGGGAGAATGTTTTGACCTGAAACCGGGTACTTTGATCAAAGGGAAGATGACTGCAGCTCTGAAAAGGCTTGGGTTTGATAAAGTATTCGATACTAACTTTACTGCTGATTTAACTATTATTGAAGAAGGCACAGAGCTTCTTACGAGGTTGAAGAAGGCACTGGTTGATAAAGATAAAACCATAGCTTTGCCTATGTTTACTTCATGTTCTCCGGGATGGATAAATTACACGGAGAATTTTTATCCGGAACTAATTCCTAATTTATCCACCTGCAAGTCTCCTCAGCAGATGTTCGGAGCTGTTGCAAAGACATACTATGCAAATAAAATTGGCAGGAAAAAAGAGAATATAACAGTGGTATCTATCATGCCGTGTACTGCCAAGAAATTTGAGTGTAACCGTGAGGAGATGAAAGCCAGCGGAGTTAAGGACGTTGATTATGTCTTGACAACAAGAGAATTAGGCAGGTTTATTAAGCAGGCTGGCATAGACTTCGTGAATCTTCCTGATGAGGAAATGGATGCGCCTCTGGGTATATCTACTGGCGCTGCGGATATATTTGCAAATACCGGCGGAGTTATGGAAGCAGCTCTCAGAACAGCGTATGAAATTGTTACAGGGAAAGAGCTGCCGTTTAATAAATTGCATGTTACTCCCATTCAAGGGCTTGACGGCCTAAAGGAAGCGTCTCTCAAGATAGAAGGCACAACAAAGGATTGGAGATTTCTTGAAGGTGTTACATTGAATGTTGCAGTTGCTCATGGTCTTGGAAATGCAAAGAAATTAATAGAATCAATAAAAAGCGGCAAAAAATCCTATCACTTTATAGAAGTCATGGCATGTCCCGGAGGCTGTATTGGCGGAGGCGGACAGCCGAGAATGACAACTAATGAAGTAAGACAGGCAAGAATAAACGCAATATACAAAGAAGACGAAGGCAGAAAACTCAGAAAATCTCATGAAAATCCTGCAGTAAAGGAGATTTACGAGGAATTCCTTATAAAACCTCTCGGGGAAAAATCCCATCATCTTCTGCATACAACATATACAAATAAAAAAGACCTATCCAAAAAGGAATGCTAA
- a CDS encoding redox-sensing transcriptional repressor Rex, which yields MESYKIPRKSVERLSIYRRILMGIMDAGFTTVSSRELAERAGLNSAQVRKDLVYFGQFGTPGMGYNVLMLHRAITKIMGLHKKIPVALTGVGNLGQALLSYPGFKERGFIIESIFDNDSEKVGKMKNGLKIRDEKNISSEIKNKKIRVGIIATPSSAAQFAANKLIKGGIKGILNFAPIELKVPSGITVVNVALCEKLEILSYYLSKRKML from the coding sequence ATGGAAAGCTACAAAATTCCGAGAAAGTCAGTAGAAAGATTATCCATATACAGGCGGATTTTAATGGGAATAATGGACGCAGGTTTTACAACTGTCTCTTCTCGCGAACTTGCGGAAAGAGCTGGACTCAACTCTGCTCAAGTGAGAAAAGATCTTGTATATTTTGGTCAATTCGGAACACCTGGAATGGGATACAATGTTTTAATGCTTCATAGGGCAATTACAAAGATAATGGGTTTGCACAAAAAAATTCCTGTAGCTTTAACCGGAGTTGGTAATCTAGGACAGGCATTATTATCGTATCCGGGATTTAAGGAACGTGGTTTTATAATAGAGTCTATTTTTGATAATGATTCTGAGAAAGTCGGAAAGATGAAAAATGGGCTAAAAATACGAGATGAGAAGAATATCAGCAGTGAAATTAAAAATAAGAAGATAAGGGTAGGTATTATTGCAACACCTTCCTCTGCAGCACAGTTCGCTGCAAATAAACTGATTAAAGGAGGGATTAAGGGAATATTGAATTTTGCTCCAATAGAGCTTAAAGTTCCATCAGGGATAACTGTAGTTAATGTCGCTTTGTGCGAAAAACTTGAAATATTGTCCTATTATTTATCAAAAAGGAAAATGTTATGA
- a CDS encoding (2Fe-2S) ferredoxin domain-containing protein, with translation MKNLEELKQIRDRVQMRSRKHRVRIVICMGTCSIGAGARQTMNTLVELINKSNKTDIIITSSGCAGFCAEEPMVQVYIQDKNPVVYWKVDSKVAKEIFEKHVLNNKIVQEHVFLKERNL, from the coding sequence ATGAAGAACTTAGAGGAACTGAAACAAATAAGAGATAGAGTCCAGATGCGTTCTAGAAAGCATAGAGTCAGAATTGTTATTTGTATGGGCACATGCAGTATTGGTGCAGGCGCAAGACAGACAATGAATACACTTGTGGAACTCATTAATAAGAGTAATAAAACAGATATTATAATCACAAGTTCAGGTTGTGCTGGATTTTGTGCGGAGGAGCCTATGGTTCAAGTATATATACAGGATAAAAATCCTGTAGTGTATTGGAAGGTTGATTCAAAGGTTGCTAAAGAAATCTTTGAAAAACATGTTTTAAACAACAAAATTGTGCAAGAACATGTTTTCTTAAAGGAGAGGAATCTATGA
- a CDS encoding acetate uptake transporter — MLMTRQEDLTSNPAPLGLMGFGMTTVLLNLHNAGLFELGSMILGMGIFYGGLAQVVAGIMEWKKGNTFGTTAFTSYGFFWLSLVALIVMPKMGLIAAPEKSAMVAYLIMWGIFTAVLFIGTLKLNRALQIVFASLALLFFLLALGDFTNSSTIKHIAGYEGIFCGFSAIYTALAQVINEVYGKTVAPIWPVKN, encoded by the coding sequence ATGCTAATGACTAGACAAGAGGATCTTACATCCAATCCTGCCCCACTCGGTTTGATGGGCTTTGGAATGACTACAGTGCTGTTAAATTTGCATAATGCTGGTCTTTTCGAGTTGGGTTCAATGATATTGGGAATGGGGATTTTTTATGGTGGGTTAGCCCAGGTCGTTGCTGGAATCATGGAATGGAAAAAGGGTAATACCTTTGGAACTACTGCATTTACGTCCTATGGTTTTTTCTGGCTCTCTTTGGTTGCGTTGATTGTAATGCCTAAAATGGGATTGATCGCAGCACCGGAAAAATCAGCTATGGTAGCATATTTAATAATGTGGGGTATTTTTACGGCAGTTTTATTTATTGGTACACTAAAATTGAACCGAGCGTTACAAATCGTGTTCGCCTCCCTGGCGTTGCTCTTCTTTTTACTAGCCCTCGGAGACTTTACAAACAGCAGTACTATAAAACACATTGCAGGTTACGAAGGAATTTTCTGCGGCTTCTCTGCGATTTATACCGCTTTAGCTCAAGTGATTAACGAAGTATACGGAAAAACCGTCGCTCCCATTTGGCCTGTAAAGAATTAA
- the nuoE gene encoding NADH-quinone oxidoreductase subunit NuoE: MTIKEIIKKHENRRENLLQILHDIQNQNPNNYICEENIYELSKEMNMPVSEIKGTASFYTMFSFTPRGKYIIRVCESPPCHILGAQTIFEAIESKLGVKVGETTDDGLFTLEGTSCLGVCGVAPAMMINDEAYGNLNEEKIYKILDQIQEKERK; the protein is encoded by the coding sequence ATGACAATAAAAGAAATAATTAAAAAACATGAAAATAGAAGAGAGAATTTATTACAGATTCTCCATGATATTCAAAATCAAAATCCAAACAACTATATTTGCGAAGAGAATATCTATGAATTAAGCAAAGAAATGAACATGCCTGTGTCTGAGATTAAGGGAACCGCTTCTTTTTACACCATGTTTAGCTTTACACCGCGCGGTAAATATATAATTAGGGTTTGTGAAAGCCCTCCATGTCATATTTTAGGAGCGCAAACTATTTTCGAAGCAATAGAATCAAAATTAGGGGTTAAGGTTGGAGAAACAACTGACGATGGTCTTTTTACGTTAGAGGGAACAAGTTGTCTTGGAGTTTGCGGAGTTGCCCCTGCTATGATGATCAATGATGAAGCCTACGGAAATTTAAACGAAGAAAAAATATATAAAATATTGGACCAAATTCAAGAAAAGGAAAGGAAATAA
- a CDS encoding FAD-dependent oxidoreductase, with translation MKHKNVLVIGAGIAGIISALEIADRGITVHLVEKTSSIGGHVQKFCCKAVDDVCTKCGACLLKDRTDRIKVHPNVKIYLDSDISDILRSKAGFSGQIKHNNKIMPVEVDAIVVATGFTPFDAREKGRFGYGRIPYVFTGLDIEEHFKKKEKFNLLDKIPKQAAFIQCVGSRDEQLNKGYCSRVCCRYALRLVMMLRETFPEIKVDVFYMDIQSSGKEFNMLYDQCKDDSRIEFIKSIPTRAQEIPETKSVRVLYEDVTKAKLVERDYDLLVLSIGMMPSEENRKIESLLGINTDEFGFFEPVDNFSTRTNVQGVFLSGTCEGPKSISESIRHAEKTAIDVMGYL, from the coding sequence ATGAAACATAAAAATGTGCTGGTTATCGGAGCGGGAATAGCAGGCATTATTTCAGCTTTAGAGATTGCAGATAGAGGAATAACTGTTCATTTAGTAGAGAAAACATCTTCAATAGGCGGTCATGTTCAAAAATTTTGTTGTAAAGCGGTAGATGATGTTTGCACAAAATGCGGGGCTTGTCTTCTAAAGGATAGGACAGACAGGATAAAGGTTCATCCTAATGTTAAAATATATTTAGATTCAGATATATCCGATATTTTAAGGTCTAAAGCTGGTTTTTCTGGTCAAATAAAACACAATAATAAGATCATGCCTGTAGAAGTAGACGCAATAGTCGTCGCAACTGGTTTTACTCCATTTGATGCAAGGGAAAAAGGCAGATTTGGTTACGGGAGAATTCCTTATGTTTTTACAGGTCTGGATATTGAAGAGCATTTCAAAAAAAAAGAAAAATTTAACCTCTTGGATAAAATTCCAAAGCAAGCAGCATTCATCCAGTGTGTGGGGTCAAGGGATGAACAATTAAATAAAGGTTATTGTTCAAGAGTATGCTGTCGTTATGCTTTGAGACTCGTCATGATGCTTAGAGAAACCTTCCCTGAAATTAAGGTAGATGTTTTCTATATGGATATCCAGTCTTCAGGCAAAGAATTCAATATGTTATATGACCAATGTAAGGATGATTCAAGAATAGAGTTTATAAAAAGTATACCAACAAGAGCACAAGAAATTCCTGAGACTAAATCAGTAAGGGTTTTGTATGAAGATGTAACAAAGGCTAAGCTTGTTGAGAGGGATTATGATCTTCTTGTTCTTTCTATAGGCATGATGCCATCAGAGGAGAATAGGAAAATTGAGAGTCTTCTTGGAATTAATACAGACGAGTTCGGTTTTTTTGAACCTGTTGATAATTTTTCTACAAGAACAAATGTTCAAGGTGTTTTTCTCTCAGGTACATGTGAAGGGCCAAAGAGCATATCAGAATCTATTCGGCACGCAGAGAAAACTGCAATAGATGTGATGGGGTACTTATGA
- the nuoF gene encoding NADH-quinone oxidoreductase subunit NuoF, with translation MSKGNIAQILVGIDGNTVVLGAREIKSKLIAEINKHNLSSQIQVVETGSIGPVNKGVVLGIYPTGEIYGNVTEENVVEFIQERFIKGRSYKKLLLSEKLSPGIDPTDCDSRKTQHYGRIVLENCGKINPEDIEEYIGVGGYEALGVALEKKTPEDIIKTVKDSKLVGRGGAGFPTGLKWSFARAAKESPKYIICNADEGEPGTFKDRLIMEGDPHKVLEGMAICGYAIGANTAYIYIRGEYQLSIQRLTKAIKDAEKLGLLGKNIFGTDFDFNVKIKIGAGSYVCGEETALLNSMEGLRGEPRLKPPFPAESGFLSKPTNVNNVETFANIAPIILNGSEWFKKIGTENTPGTKVYTILGHIKRPGLIEVPMGITLREIIYDYAGGMSSGKFKMAQIGGTAGDIFSSKLLDVPLEYQELQKLGHNLGSGAILIMNETVSIADFLACCMKFFVHESCGKCSVCRIGTKQMYNSFKRLEKQEAYCDELKIIEELAEKLKLTAFCPMGQSVASPILSALKYFGKELALGVNPDRKREPVTRENPNYRGNKGFKPLVYGNK, from the coding sequence ATGTCAAAAGGAAACATTGCTCAGATTTTAGTTGGTATCGATGGCAATACTGTTGTTTTGGGGGCAAGGGAAATCAAAAGCAAGTTGATTGCTGAAATAAACAAACATAATCTTTCCTCTCAAATTCAAGTTGTTGAGACAGGAAGTATTGGACCTGTTAATAAAGGAGTCGTTCTCGGGATATATCCTACAGGAGAAATATACGGAAATGTGACCGAAGAGAATGTTGTGGAATTTATTCAGGAAAGATTTATTAAGGGAAGATCTTATAAAAAATTACTTCTATCGGAGAAACTTAGCCCAGGAATAGATCCAACAGATTGCGACTCCAGAAAAACACAGCATTATGGTCGGATTGTTCTTGAGAATTGCGGAAAGATTAATCCTGAAGATATTGAGGAATACATCGGTGTTGGTGGGTATGAAGCGTTAGGTGTAGCCTTGGAGAAAAAAACTCCGGAAGATATTATTAAGACAGTAAAGGATTCCAAACTTGTAGGAAGAGGAGGTGCAGGATTTCCAACAGGTTTGAAATGGTCATTTGCCAGAGCAGCGAAGGAAAGTCCAAAATATATTATCTGCAATGCGGATGAAGGAGAGCCCGGCACCTTTAAGGATCGCCTGATTATGGAGGGAGACCCGCATAAGGTTCTGGAAGGTATGGCAATCTGCGGATACGCAATAGGAGCTAATACAGCTTATATCTACATTCGCGGAGAATATCAGCTTTCTATTCAAAGATTAACAAAAGCCATAAAAGACGCTGAGAAATTAGGGCTGTTGGGTAAGAATATTTTCGGCACGGACTTTGATTTTAATGTAAAGATTAAGATTGGAGCTGGTTCTTACGTTTGCGGAGAAGAAACAGCTCTTCTGAATTCAATGGAAGGATTAAGAGGCGAGCCAAGGCTTAAGCCGCCTTTTCCTGCTGAATCAGGATTTTTATCCAAGCCGACAAACGTAAATAATGTCGAAACCTTTGCCAATATAGCTCCTATTATATTAAATGGATCCGAGTGGTTTAAAAAGATTGGAACAGAAAACACTCCTGGAACTAAAGTCTATACCATATTGGGGCATATAAAGCGTCCCGGCTTAATTGAAGTTCCTATGGGAATCACTCTGAGAGAGATTATTTATGATTATGCAGGAGGCATGTCTTCCGGGAAATTTAAAATGGCTCAAATAGGAGGAACTGCCGGCGATATTTTTTCTTCAAAGCTTCTGGATGTGCCGCTTGAATATCAAGAACTTCAGAAACTGGGACATAATCTGGGTTCTGGCGCAATATTGATTATGAACGAGACAGTTTCAATTGCGGATTTCCTAGCCTGCTGCATGAAATTCTTTGTTCATGAGTCATGCGGGAAATGTTCTGTATGCAGAATTGGTACAAAACAGATGTATAATTCTTTCAAACGCTTGGAAAAACAGGAAGCCTATTGTGATGAACTTAAAATTATAGAAGAACTTGCTGAGAAACTTAAACTTACAGCTTTTTGTCCTATGGGACAGTCTGTTGCTTCACCTATTCTTTCTGCTTTGAAGTATTTTGGAAAGGAACTCGCTCTAGGAGTAAATCCTGACAGGAAGCGAGAACCTGTAACCAGAGAAAACCCTAATTATAGGGGCAACAAGGGGTTTAAACCCCTTGTTTATGGAAATAAATAA
- the purH gene encoding bifunctional phosphoribosylaminoimidazolecarboxamide formyltransferase/IMP cyclohydrolase, with translation MHKIKRALVSVSDKTGIVEFAKELDKMGIEMLSTGGTKKALEEAGVSVKGVSEFTGFPEMLDGRVKTLHPKIHGGLLALRNSPEHMEQVKNYSIELIDMVVVNLYPFQKTIAEEGTSLDEAIENIDIGGPTMLRSGAKNYKYVAVVVDPDDYALIIDELKNLREISLETRQRLAVKVFRHTADYDSAIDKYLSENLSKEKILRLKFTQGVSLRYGENSHQSATFYINRDCAESNLATAKILHGKEMSYNNYVDANGAFEAVKDLKEQIGAVVVKHTNPCGYATGRTLKEAVERAWMGDPISAFGSIVAVTRKLDFETAKFLKGKDTKHLTYAKQGDKYVPEEVKTKHVEVIIAPGYDRDALELLKSEGKVLRILEVAPLEAGEHERFTYRKIVGGILEQGRDLKVFDTFDVTTKALFPDNKKELAKFAYKACKHTKSNAIVLCREYMPGYFQVLGMGAGQPNRVDSLRKLAVPKAMENLQIEYDMLKPEGSLDDYIKRVMSELVLASDAFFPFSDTVEEAGSLGIKYIIQPGGSKRDDASISKADKLGIAMVFTGMRHFLH, from the coding sequence ATGCATAAGATTAAGAGAGCACTGGTAAGTGTGTCTGATAAAACAGGAATCGTTGAATTTGCTAAAGAACTTGACAAAATGGGCATAGAGATGCTCTCGACAGGAGGCACAAAAAAGGCGCTTGAAGAAGCAGGAGTATCTGTAAAAGGAGTGTCTGAATTTACAGGTTTCCCGGAGATGCTTGATGGCAGAGTGAAGACGCTGCATCCTAAAATCCATGGAGGACTTCTTGCTCTTCGAAATAGTCCTGAACACATGGAACAGGTTAAGAATTATTCTATTGAACTTATAGATATGGTTGTAGTGAATTTATATCCATTTCAGAAGACTATAGCTGAGGAGGGGACATCCCTGGACGAGGCAATAGAAAATATTGATATTGGAGGTCCAACAATGCTTCGCAGTGGAGCGAAAAACTATAAGTATGTTGCTGTTGTAGTGGACCCTGATGATTATGCTCTCATTATTGATGAGCTTAAAAACTTGAGAGAAATATCTCTTGAGACAAGACAGCGACTTGCTGTTAAGGTGTTCAGGCATACTGCAGATTATGACAGCGCTATAGATAAATATCTAAGCGAAAACCTGTCTAAAGAAAAAATACTAAGACTTAAATTTACTCAAGGTGTATCTCTAAGATATGGGGAGAATTCGCATCAGTCAGCTACTTTTTATATAAATAGAGATTGCGCAGAATCAAACCTTGCCACAGCAAAAATTTTACATGGTAAAGAGATGTCTTATAACAATTATGTAGACGCAAACGGTGCTTTTGAAGCAGTAAAAGATCTCAAAGAGCAGATCGGAGCCGTTGTGGTAAAACATACAAATCCATGTGGATATGCGACAGGCAGGACCTTGAAAGAAGCTGTTGAAAGAGCATGGATGGGAGATCCAATATCTGCTTTTGGCTCAATTGTTGCTGTTACAAGAAAACTTGATTTTGAGACTGCAAAATTCCTAAAAGGAAAGGATACAAAGCACCTGACCTATGCGAAACAGGGTGATAAATATGTGCCAGAGGAGGTTAAAACAAAGCATGTGGAGGTTATAATAGCTCCAGGATATGATAGAGATGCTTTAGAGCTTTTAAAGTCTGAAGGCAAGGTATTGCGCATTCTTGAAGTAGCGCCTCTTGAGGCGGGTGAGCATGAAAGATTTACATATAGAAAAATTGTAGGCGGTATACTTGAGCAGGGCAGAGACTTAAAAGTTTTTGATACATTTGATGTTACGACAAAAGCATTGTTTCCCGACAATAAAAAAGAGTTGGCTAAGTTTGCATATAAAGCGTGCAAACATACTAAGTCCAACGCGATTGTTCTTTGCAGAGAATATATGCCTGGATATTTTCAGGTGTTGGGTATGGGCGCCGGTCAGCCAAACAGAGTCGATTCTTTGCGTAAGTTGGCAGTTCCAAAAGCAATGGAAAATCTACAGATTGAGTATGACATGCTGAAACCAGAAGGATCATTAGATGATTATATAAAAAGAGTAATGTCAGAACTGGTTCTTGCTTCTGATGCATTCTTCCCGTTTTCTGACACTGTTGAAGAAGCTGGCAGTTTGGGCATTAAATATATTATTCAACCAGGCGGGTCAAAACGGGATGATGCCTCAATATCCAAGGCTGACAAGCTTGGTATAGCCATGGTATTTACCGGAATGCGGCATTTTCTACACTAA